A stretch of the Candidatus Dormiibacterota bacterium genome encodes the following:
- a CDS encoding class I SAM-dependent methyltransferase translates to MQQAGEPFPAWFDALESRHLSRLTFSEVRRGLQALSALYVDRGNRLEDGAALEGAGKRAAFALFYAPLHFLLVREVVRALGAAEPGPRRLMDLGCGTGSAGAAWATMAGARCEVSGVDRSDWAVQEARWNYRALGVRGRSTRGDVTTTPLPGRGSGILAAYTVNELDDAARAVLLQRLLDAGRRGARVLVVEPIARRPFPWWDSWLQAFREVGGRDDSWRFPVDLPERLRLFDRAARLDHRELTGRSLWLEPRIQGERA, encoded by the coding sequence CCTGCCTGGTTCGATGCCCTCGAGTCGAGGCACCTGTCGCGTCTGACCTTCTCCGAGGTGCGGCGGGGCCTGCAGGCGCTGTCCGCCCTGTACGTGGATCGGGGGAACCGCCTCGAGGACGGAGCGGCTCTCGAAGGGGCCGGCAAGCGGGCGGCGTTCGCGCTGTTCTACGCTCCGCTCCATTTCCTGCTGGTGCGCGAGGTGGTGCGCGCGCTCGGGGCCGCCGAGCCGGGTCCGCGGCGTCTCATGGACCTCGGCTGCGGGACCGGCAGCGCCGGGGCAGCCTGGGCGACCATGGCCGGGGCCCGCTGCGAGGTCTCGGGCGTGGATCGCAGCGACTGGGCCGTGCAGGAGGCGCGCTGGAACTATCGCGCCCTGGGCGTGCGCGGCCGATCGACCCGCGGCGACGTGACCACGACACCGCTGCCCGGGCGCGGCAGCGGAATCCTCGCCGCCTACACCGTGAACGAGCTGGACGACGCGGCCCGGGCGGTCCTCCTGCAGCGCCTGCTCGATGCGGGCCGGCGCGGCGCGCGGGTGCTCGTCGTCGAGCCGATCGCGCGGCGGCCTTTCCCCTGGTGGGACTCCTGGCTCCAGGCCTTCCGCGAGGTGGGCGGGCGCGACGATTCCTGGAGATTTCCCGTCGATCTGCCCGAGCGTCTGCGTCTGTTCGACCGCGCCGCCCGGCTGGACCACCGCGAGCTGACCGGCCGATCGCTCTGGCTGGAGCCCCGAATCCAAGGAGAGCGCGCGTGA
- a CDS encoding MMPL family transporter: MARTGDSRRPVLYSVRPMNGSASPSLQAVFRFIVARRFWILLLYALLVPMAVLQALRVESDNSIARLIVESDPDYRNNREFQRLFPEGEQVILLVEAADPFAPGSLARVGTIERSLGAIPRVSAFSALAFYDRVHPGSRDSAGWTDEFRRFATGTDLLRKQGLVRDDFLGILLDLGVDGARQRDETLGAIDRALLPFESGAPAPGGIRRVGGPYVDAYLEGETARASLRYFPLFGLFIVAMNLILYRSARTLAAFLMTLAVSVALTVGAGRALGFVFTIVSSLVPLTILVTCTAALVYIQSRFAECPEGTPVDQHQVFALADKFVATTASIVAASIGFAALAVSGIRPIREMGLWVAAGLLLTWIVIFTLFPALQKILATPVLRRRTTAGRRLLRLIDALPAFSYRWRWVMLPVAALLMVAGVLAVSGVPGLVRPLHLETDALAYIDPDLPLYKDTRRFEQAISGLSQIQVWITTTDGGIVRPDVLRGLDLFARALEQDRRVGSVTGPTTLLRVLRYVSGQGDRLPDDPAAWPALAARLEQLLLQEPGARAFVDVGTLGSARLSMVYRGSDFKGVEDLKRFVQRAWEAAASGNAALRDCRLRVVGQGLLQAKIGEYLVPTLTESFGLTVAIIFVAFLVVFRSGAARVLAMIPSLFAILVMFLVMRLTSIPLNVATILIASTVLGASENDQIHFFYHFQASRGGASTEQALRNALLIAGRAILFATLINAVGFLALALSGLPPMRQFGIVSASAFVLSMLASLTVLPSALWLVYRDRPDGFSATIRR, from the coding sequence GTGGCCCGCACGGGTGACAGCCGTCGCCCGGTGCTGTACTCTGTGCGGCCCATGAACGGGAGCGCGTCCCCGAGTCTCCAGGCTGTATTCCGCTTCATCGTCGCCCGGCGCTTCTGGATCCTCCTTCTGTACGCGCTGCTCGTCCCCATGGCCGTTCTCCAGGCGCTGCGGGTCGAGAGCGACAACTCCATCGCCCGGCTGATCGTGGAGAGCGACCCGGACTATCGGAACAACCGGGAGTTCCAGCGCCTCTTCCCTGAAGGGGAGCAGGTGATTCTCCTGGTCGAGGCGGCGGATCCGTTCGCGCCCGGGTCACTCGCGAGGGTCGGCACGATCGAACGCAGCCTCGGCGCGATCCCGCGCGTCAGCGCGTTCTCGGCCCTGGCGTTCTACGACCGTGTCCATCCCGGATCCCGGGATTCGGCCGGCTGGACGGACGAGTTCCGCCGCTTCGCAACCGGCACCGACCTCCTCCGCAAGCAGGGGCTCGTAAGGGACGACTTCCTCGGGATCCTCCTCGACCTGGGGGTTGATGGAGCGCGCCAGCGGGACGAAACTCTGGGTGCTATCGACCGCGCCCTCCTGCCCTTTGAATCCGGAGCCCCGGCACCCGGCGGGATCCGCAGGGTCGGCGGACCGTACGTCGACGCCTACCTGGAAGGGGAGACGGCGCGCGCCAGTCTGAGGTACTTCCCGCTGTTCGGACTGTTCATCGTGGCGATGAACCTCATCCTCTATCGCTCGGCCAGGACGCTGGCCGCCTTTCTCATGACCCTCGCGGTCAGCGTGGCGCTGACCGTCGGGGCCGGCCGCGCCCTCGGTTTTGTGTTCACCATCGTCTCCTCCCTCGTGCCCCTGACGATCCTGGTGACCTGCACGGCGGCGCTGGTCTACATCCAGTCGCGCTTCGCCGAGTGTCCCGAGGGCACGCCGGTCGACCAGCACCAGGTGTTCGCTCTGGCCGACAAGTTCGTCGCCACGACCGCGTCGATCGTCGCCGCGTCGATCGGCTTCGCGGCTCTGGCCGTATCCGGCATCCGGCCGATCCGCGAGATGGGGCTGTGGGTCGCCGCGGGGCTTCTGCTCACGTGGATCGTGATCTTCACGCTGTTTCCGGCGCTGCAGAAAATTCTCGCGACGCCCGTCCTGCGCCGACGCACGACCGCAGGTCGACGGCTCCTTCGACTGATCGATGCGCTGCCGGCATTTTCCTACCGCTGGAGGTGGGTCATGCTCCCGGTCGCCGCGCTGCTGATGGTTGCGGGTGTCCTGGCCGTCAGCGGCGTCCCCGGCCTCGTGCGGCCTCTGCACCTCGAGACCGACGCCCTCGCTTATATCGATCCGGATCTGCCGCTGTACAAGGACACGCGCCGCTTCGAGCAGGCGATCTCCGGGCTGTCCCAGATCCAGGTCTGGATCACGACGACCGACGGGGGCATCGTCCGCCCCGACGTCCTGCGCGGCCTCGACCTGTTCGCGCGCGCCCTGGAGCAGGACCGGCGCGTCGGCTCGGTGACCGGGCCCACGACTCTCCTGCGTGTCCTCCGCTACGTGTCGGGCCAGGGGGATCGCCTGCCCGATGACCCCGCCGCCTGGCCCGCGCTCGCGGCCCGCCTCGAACAACTCCTCCTGCAGGAGCCGGGGGCGCGCGCCTTCGTCGACGTCGGCACGCTGGGCAGCGCGCGACTCTCGATGGTGTACCGCGGAAGCGATTTCAAAGGCGTGGAGGACCTGAAGCGGTTCGTGCAGCGCGCCTGGGAGGCCGCGGCGTCGGGGAACGCGGCGCTGCGCGACTGCCGCCTCCGGGTCGTGGGCCAGGGGCTGCTGCAGGCGAAGATCGGCGAGTACCTCGTCCCCACGCTGACCGAGAGCTTCGGCCTCACCGTGGCGATCATCTTCGTCGCCTTCCTCGTGGTCTTCCGCAGCGGAGCGGCCCGGGTCCTGGCGATGATTCCGTCGCTGTTCGCGATCCTGGTGATGTTCCTGGTCATGCGCCTGACCTCCATACCGCTCAACGTGGCGACGATTCTGATCGCCTCGACCGTCCTGGGCGCGTCGGAAAACGATCAGATCCACTTCTTCTATCACTTCCAGGCGTCGCGCGGCGGCGCGAGCACCGAGCAGGCCCTGCGCAACGCCCTGCTCATCGCCGGGCGCGCCATCCTGTTCGCGACGCTCATCAACGCCGTCGGGTTCCTGGCCCTGGCGCTCTCCGGTCTCCCGCCGATGCGCCAGTTCGGCATCGTCTCCGCGAGCGCCTTCGTCCTGTCGATGCTGGCCAGCCTGACCGTTCTGCCGTCGGCCCTCTGGCTGGTCTATCGCGACAGACCGGATGGTTTTTCGGCGACGATCAGGAGGTAG
- a CDS encoding thioredoxin fold domain-containing protein has product MEAEVYPDPRVVKAVSENFLPVKVHIKEQKKTFERFNAQWTPTLIVLDPDGVERHRVEGFLPVDDFLAQLELGLAKLAFQQASYADAEKRFRSVCEGHARSGAAPEACYWAGVAAYKASNDPAPLKATAQRLQKGYPESEWARKASVWL; this is encoded by the coding sequence CTGGAAGCCGAGGTCTATCCGGATCCCCGCGTCGTCAAGGCCGTCTCCGAGAACTTCCTGCCAGTCAAGGTTCACATCAAGGAACAGAAGAAGACCTTCGAGCGATTCAACGCCCAGTGGACGCCGACGTTGATCGTGCTCGACCCCGACGGCGTGGAGAGGCACCGCGTCGAAGGATTCCTGCCGGTGGATGATTTCCTGGCGCAGCTGGAGCTGGGACTGGCCAAGCTCGCGTTCCAGCAGGCGTCGTACGCCGACGCCGAAAAGCGCTTCCGTTCGGTCTGCGAGGGGCACGCCAGGAGCGGCGCCGCGCCCGAGGCGTGCTACTGGGCCGGCGTTGCCGCCTACAAGGCGAGCAACGACCCGGCGCCGCTGAAGGCGACGGCCCAGAGGCTGCAGAAGGGGTATCCCGAGAGCGAGTGGGCCCGGAAGGCTTCGGTCTGGCTCTGA